ttcctTTCTAATACTACTATTCTTATTGGGATGGACGAAGTACTTACAAGATGCATGCATGGTTGATCTTAATATGCATACACAACTCCGTCAACTCATGACCCATAAGCATCATCAGTTTGTGGATAAATTTGTAACCCGTATATAATCAAAAATGCTTATCGTTAATCTCTTTTTGTTCATTTTCTAACATATAATACTCATACTGATACTCTATAAACTTGATTCGGTTGTGATAAAACTTGGTTACTGATTACTCTATATATATGCTGTTCCATCCATATTCTTGGGTTTTTCACCTTTGCTTCACACCATCGTTTTTCTTTGATAAGTGTTTGTTTGAAACCGTAGCTGGAGTTATTTGATCTCTTGCAAGCTATGTATCATGACTTACGAATCTAGATTTTACCTTTCTAATTTTGATCTTATTAggttgttgatttttctccatgTGTTAGATTGAAATTCTAGTGTTTATTGTATCTCTTATTCAAAACTACTATTTTTGTATTTTGTTAAAAATGTCTTGGACTTTTAGTTACTATAATAGAACAAACAGGCATTTTAGCCTACACAACAAAGCTCAAGATGTTGAAATCCTCTATCGATGAATTATGAGTGCAGTAGTATACtttgttttattttaaaaaaagagtGTTTACAATTAAAATATCAATGTACATTAGGGATGCCAACGGGTAAAATCCGTGCGGATATAGACTTCATTGACCCGCATCCGCGAGCCAAAACCCGTGCCTGCACCCGCGCCCGCAACCCGCCACGGGTACAAAACGATACCCGTACCCGCTATTCGCGGATACCTGCATGCCCGCGGGTACGCCCGTGTACCCACAAGCTTTAGGAAATCAAGCATATAATCCAATTTTGATAGCAAGAAAAATTAATATATAGTAAACAAGTAAGTCCAAGCCAACAAATAAAATAGTCTGACATGATACATCCATCATATCAAATCAAAATTAGCACAAATTAACACCATTATTACATAAAAAGTTCAGTTGAACCAATCAAATTTGCGGATTTGTGGGTTCGGATATCAAATTTTTAAACCTGTTAGAAGATATCCGTTGGCACAAACTCAAACCTGAATCTACGCCCACCAGGTTTGGTATCCGTGGGTACGCGGATATtttgtacccgttgccatctttaATGTAGATGTGCTATAAtatttttgccaaaataaatTTCCTCTATCAAAGAATTTTTAGTGTAGTACTATGTTTATAATAAATGAGTGACTCAATTAGCTTTTAACTGATATATAAATTATAATGTTTCACCCAAAATATATTATTTATCTAAAGTAGCAACTAAAAAACTAATGACCGTGGAGTCTTAATACTATTTAAAATACATTGTTAGTATCATCTATATGTGATTCATTGAACAAATTTTTTGTGATTATTGAAGTATGGTAGTATACTTATCGCTTATGCTTTCATGTATACTTGGTTTGATTGGTATGGCGGCACTTAACATATATGCTTACTTTAGGTTGCTCTGTTTATATCAATAATGGGAGGTttgtaatttatatgcaaatttagaagGTACATTTCTAGCATATTTCATGAGGATTAACGAATGATCACATGCATGTAGTGCTGCCAATGCTTTTGGAATTGTTCAAGGACGTGATGATCCAAGTGCAACAAGGGGAAGGGGCCAGGCGAGTGAGAACTGTACCCCTTCTCTCGCAGCTGACTATGCAACGGGACATTGACGGGAGCACCCCTCTTCACTTGGCTGCATCACTGGATTGGTGGCCTGGAGCCTGGATTGTCTCCGAAAGGTTCAAACACATTTGGCCATGGTCAAAATCTACGGCCACACTGCTACTACGTGCCAACATTTGTTCGGCGTATCAACCGGACAATAAAGGGTTGTATCCCATACATATTGCTGCCTTGGCTGATAACCTCGGTGTCACCAAGGTCCTGCTTCAAAGGTGTCCGGAGTGCGCCACTCTGCGAGATGGCAAAGGAAGAACATTCCTCCATATTGCTGCCGGGCAACGGAGTAGCCTGTTCTCGCGTCACCGTGTGGCTCGCTATGTGTGTGGACAGCCAAAACTCTCATCGGTTCTAAATGTGCAGGACAACAATGGGGACACCGCGCTTCACCATGCTGTCCATGTGGGGAATCTGGTAGTCTTTAACTTTCTGGTTCAGAATCCCAAGGTGGATCTCAGTATACCAAATAAGGATGATCTGACACCTCTTGATCTTTCGTGGAGTGAGATTCCTCAAACTATGTATTATCGATCGGTAAGTTTGTTTTCATATTGGTTTTATTTCAAGCAGCAACAACCTTAGACCATGCTCGCGCCATATGATgttacaaaaaataaaaataatccCTAAACTTGCAGGTAAATAACACACACATGGCATCATTAAAAAATAACATAGATTGACTCATAAATCTAAATCTAGATACTTACATTTGTTATTATAGAAATTATTATAGAAAATATCCATACACTAATATATAATTCTAGATTACCTATTTGTGTCGTGGTTAATATAGAAAATATTACATATAGAAAATATATGTATGGAGGAATCGATGGGAATACCAATTTTCATATTGAACACAACTAAAACTAAGGTTCAATCAAACAAACACATATGGAGGTGAAATAAAAGGTGTAAAAACTATGAATGTGGATGAAAAGGTGTATGGAATGATAAGTAAATAAAGTCTATCAAAACCGAATAAAGATAAGCACACATCTACATGAGTATTTTGTTAGAATGTCGAACAAGAGTGCGCAAGACAAACAATTTAGATTATtagttaaatctaattttttcATTAATTTCTAATACTTATGTCCCTTAAAATTATTTGCTCGTGCGAGAGCATGTTTTCATGGACCAGTACATGTTAATTAACAAACTATAGTCTTTAGTGTCACTACAAGACATACAATCATTGTCTGTAGTTTTTAATGAATGGTCAAAAGTTTGAGGGTTTCTTACAATTATTTGTCAAGTGGCCGATATTTTTTATGGTGTAACTTGCATGTCCCCTGACGGTCTTATCAAATCACCAACAATATAATTCACCACAAAATAATTTCTCAAGTTAGTTATCCAAATATACTAGAAATTGTTGGTCATTTGTAAAGAAATCGTAGGGAATAAAGTAGTCTTGTAGTGTGACTAGTCAGtggagtactccctccatttaaCTATGTTTATTCATGACCTTGAAATAACAAAATACTTGCTGGTAATTTCTTGGAACTAGTAATTTTGTTATCAGTGTTTAATTCTTGTCAACATAGTAGCTGGAGTACttgatttattattatttttttgcgaGTAGCTGGAGTACTTGATTTACTTTTGGGAATATTTCTTACAGCAATCAAGAATTGTTATGTCGAGGACATTAGTGTTGGTGGGAGCGCCAGCTGGGGGAAGTCGTTCCGACCTCTTCATTGAAAAATATGTTGGTGAAATAGATGAGAAAAAAATGTCAGAAGATGTGGCAAAAACAACACAGGCCATGGGCGTTGTCTCTGTGCTTATTGCGACTGTGACATTTGCATCAGCTTTCACATTGCCTGGAGGTTATTATCAATCAGCAAGCGACGGTGGTGTGCCTGGGACGCCCATTCTCGCTGGGAGCTATgcattcagtgcatttattatcGCCGATGCTTTGGCATTCATCTGTTCATGTTTGGCTACCTTCAGTCTGGTCTTTGCTGGGGTGCCTACCATGGAGCTCTCCGAACGTCACAAGTATACCAAGATTTCTACGATGTTGCTGCAAGCTTCAGGAAGAAGCTTGATGGCCTCCTTTGTGTTGGGGTTATACCTGGTGCTAGCACCAACTGCTCATGCCACAGCAATCGCGGTCTGTGTGATTGGTTCTGGAGCTTTCGTCTTTGGAAACATGGAAGTTTGGCAGATGCTCTGCGGTTTAAACACGGCTCGTGCGAGAATAGGAATACGAGGACTGCTTGCAACATGGTATGATCTAGCTCTGACCGCCGGTGTTTTTGCATTGTTCCCCTTCACTTCCTTGATAGTAATATTCGGTCTCCCAGCAGCAATGATCAGCAATCTGCACAAgactccctccattctaaatGAGATAGTTGGACTTGTTTTGATTTTCTTATTCATTGCAATCGCGGGTCTTCCAGCAATTCGATTGATGGTACAGAGATGGAAGTATTATAAAACTAAGGTTCGTTAGAATTGTTGGAAGACTTCTTGTATCAAGTGTAGCTTCAGTTACTTTATTATTTCTGATTTGGGAAGCTCGCCGTTGCATTTGAGACTAATGAAGAAATTTAAAAGGGAAAATTCCTTCCATGCCACTGCCTTAAACTCCAATCCCGTCGAAACCACCGAAAAAAGTTTATTCCCATCTGTGCCATCGGTGCTAAAATCATGTGCCGTCAGTGCCATCGCCGTTCCTTTTCCCTGTTAGCGTGGGACGATACTGACAGCGCGGGACGGCACACGCGGCTGTGTGACGACGCCAGCGGATGCTAGACGACGCGGGACCGAGCTCGTAGGGCAAGGGGCTGAGGGGCGAGCTCGCGGCTCGCAGGGACGGGATGGCGCGCAGCCGAGGCTGGGCATTTTAAACCCgaaaacccaaacccgaatAGCGGGTTTCTGGTTTGTTCCGCAAACGTGATTTGTTCGGTcttcgggttcggtttcggttccTATCCCTCGGAACCCGAATAGACAAAAAAACCCGAAATCATGTGAAGGCCGCAAGGCCTAGGGCGGCAACTGGCAAGGCCCAAGGCCTTCAAAGAAGCCTGCTGGGCCAGCAGCCACTCGTGAGTCGTGACtccccccgcctccgccgcattCCTCATCTGCCGCTCGCCCGCAGTCCGCTCGGCGTTCGCTCAATCGCTCCCCGGACCCTGCCTCTGCCGCTCGCCTGCTGGCCCCGCTCCCTCCCCGGACGGCCGCCGGACCCCGCCTCTGCCCGTCTGCCGCTCGCCCGCTCCCTCCCGGCCTCCCCGGACCCCACCTCTGCTCGCTCGGCCGCTCATCCCTCTGGCACGATGGCAACTAGCGAGGAATCCTGCAATGTAAGTGCTCGACCTCGTCTGTGATTTGTTCATCTCTAGGTCAACACACACACTCGTCTGTGATTTGTTCATCTCGAGTCTGATCTGACTATTTTCTTGCCGACGACGTAGTTGAGTCGACACTCTCAAGTAGTTGAGTCTTAATCTGAAAGTCTGATAGTCTGATGCTTTGATCTAGAAGAGCAGAAGATTTATATCATTTGCCGACTTGTATAGTCATATAGATACCTATCTGAAGTGATAAATCAAGTTTGTGCAGATATAGATATCTTCGGGGTTATATGTTATATTTATCAACTTGAGGATCTGTTGTGGTTGtagatataaatatatttttctgcAGTTCCTATTATTGTGTATGTTATATACTTATATTGAGATTCAGATCCCTAAATCCCTGATAAATCATTATTTGCAGATGTCTCAGGCAGAAGAGATAATGTCTCAACTAGCATTGACAGATAGTGTTCAGGTGGCAGAGAACCCAACTGAAGAACctgagaaagagaaagagatagagaaagagaaagaggtagcagctaaagagaaagaggtgaaaaaaacaaaaaacctATGGCACCCAGGTCAGAGCCATGGCAGAGCTTCACCAAGATCATACATAAAGATTCAGATGTTGGAAGGAAGCAAGGTGCAACTATTGCAAGATTATTATCAAGTGTGGGGCAAAAGTCAATGGTACATCTGCATTAGGCAAGCACTTGAAGGTATGCAAAAAGAATCCCAATAAGGTCAATGATGACAAGTAGCCTGTTCTGCAAGCATGTAGCGAAGATGGTAGCAATAAGTCTAGCATCACTGCTTGGAGGTTTGATCCAGAAATGCTTAGGATAGCTTTTACTGAAATGATAATTACAGATAAGCTTCCTTTTGCTTTTGCTGAGACAAAAGGTTTTAGAAATTTCATGGCTAAGGCTTGTCCACGGTTTGGGGTCCCATCTAGAAGAACAGCAACTAGATATGTAGTTGCTACCTACAACAATGAGAAAGAGAAGCTAAAAGCATTCCTCAAGAAAAACTGTCAAAGAGTATGCTTGACCACAGATACATGGACATCCAGCCATCAACAAAGCTACATGTGTGTGACAGCTCATTTTATTGATGAATCATGGCAACTACAGAAGAGGATTATTGGTTTTTTTCATGGTGAAGGGTCACAGGGCAGATGACGTAGGAAAAGATATGGAGAGGTGTCTGGTAGGTTGGGGATTGGATAAGGTGTTTACCATCACTGTTGACAATGCTTCAGCTAATAATGGTGCAGTTTCCTACATTGCAAGGATCACTAATAAATCAAAGACTAGCATTTTGGAATCCAAGCTACTTCACATGAGGTGTGCAGCACATATTGTGAACCTGATAGTGCAAGACGGGTTGAAAGAGGTTGACACATCTATCAAGCGTGTCCGTGCAGCTGTTAAATTCATTAAGAGCTCCCCTGCTAGGATTGCCAAATTTAAGAAGTGTGCAGAGCTAGAGAAGGTCACTACCAAGGCTTTCCTATCACTTGATGTTGTCACACGCTGGAACTCAACTTACAACATGCTCAAAGTAGCAGTACAATATGAGAAGGTGTTTGAGAGATATGCAGAAGATGATCCATACTATGCACTTGATTTAAATGGTGAAAGGCAGCCTGGAGTGCCAGATTCTGATGATTGGGCTAGTGCAGCAAAGATGGCTGAGTTTCTTGAGCACTTCCACAAGTTGACCCTTCGTGTTTCTGCCACTCTTCACCCTACATcttacatattctttcatgaagTTGCTGAACTCAACATACTGCTGCGGTCTTGGTGTGACAGCACCGACCCTTTGCGCAAGGAAATGGCAAAAAGAATGTTAGCAAAGTACAAGTATTGGGCTGATGATTCAAGCTTTAACATTCTCATCTTTGTGGCCGTTGCTCTTGATCCAAGATACAAACTTTCTAAATACACCAAGATTGCTACCTTAGAAATGTTTGGTGAGGTTGTCAACTGCGATTGAGTGATAAAATGGTGAGATAATGTGAATTAGAGTGATATGTGTTGTTGATGAGATAATCTAAATATTTTTGTTAATTTTCCAAGTTGATGGCTATTGCTATGTGCTGGTGCTGCCCTGCTGGCTCGTTGGCTGCTCTAAGTGCTCTTGGCTGCTGCTGTTGGAGTGTTGCCTGCTGCTGTTGGTTGCTCCTGCCTATCTGCTGTTGCCTGCTTCTGTTGCTTTAAATCTGTTAAGACTGTTAATCTGCAAGACTTGCTGCTGGCTGTAATGCTGTTGGCTGCTTGTGTGGCTGTTTGCTCTCTGGATGTTTAAGGAATTAAGTGTGTGAGACTGTCAGTTGTTTAGTTAACTAAGTGAAGCTATTTGCCTACAGTGAGACTAAGTTTATT
This genomic interval from Panicum virgatum strain AP13 chromosome 8K, P.virgatum_v5, whole genome shotgun sequence contains the following:
- the LOC120644963 gene encoding protein ACCELERATED CELL DEATH 6-like produces the protein MADEAELAAAAAPPAAPDINARPPQAVLDPQLFMAARCGDSGRLKELLLLRNDGDQQGAPAAATATTTAQVTLEVDPSPAAAPLLHLLDGVTGNEGDSLLHVVAACGDGENFLHCTKMIYQGRSGLLVARNNRGDTPLHCAAGAGNASMISCIVGLAAAGAETRTVTEFLRMRNKCGETALHQAVRAGSKASMDELMSVDPELAAVPSEADEGNTTSPLYLAISLGKEDIAEHLIQKSNGKLSCSGPEGRNVLHAAVTRRKVLPMLLELFKDVMIQVQQGEGARRVRTVPLLSQLTMQRDIDGSTPLHLAASLDWWPGAWIVSERFKHIWPWSKSTATLLLRANICSAYQPDNKGLYPIHIAALADNLGVTKVLLQRCPECATLRDGKGRTFLHIAAGQRSSLFSRHRVARYVCGQPKLSSVLNVQDNNGDTALHHAVHVGNLVVFNFLVQNPKVDLSIPNKDDLTPLDLSWSEIPQTMYYRSQSRIVMSRTLVLVGAPAGGSRSDLFIEKYVGEIDEKKMSEDVAKTTQAMGVVSVLIATVTFASAFTLPGGYYQSASDGGVPGTPILAGSYAFSAFIIADALAFICSCLATFSLVFAGVPTMELSERHKYTKISTMLLQASGRSLMASFVLGLYLVLAPTAHATAIAVCVIGSGAFVFGNMEVWQMLCGLNTARARIGIRGLLATWYDLALTAGVFALFPFTSLIVIFGLPAAMISNLHKTPSILNEIVGLVLIFLFIAIAGLPAIRLMVQRWKYYKTKVR